A segment of the Cygnus atratus isolate AKBS03 ecotype Queensland, Australia chromosome 28, CAtr_DNAZoo_HiC_assembly, whole genome shotgun sequence genome:
CCACTCCCGCAGCGCCCAGGGCTGCAACGTCACCCTGCGGTGCTCGCTGCCCCCCGGGAGCCCCGCTCAGGCCTCCTGGCAGCTCGGGGACGCCTCGGGGACGCCGTGGGGACAGAGCTTGGACGGCCAGACCCTGCAGCTGGCCATCCCCGCCAGCGCCCTCAATGCCACCTACACCTGCGTGGCTCGAAGCCCTGCcgaggagcagagctgctccgtCAACGTCAAGGCCCTGTGCGAGCACGGTAAAGCCCTGCCGCGTCCCCTCCTGCCACGGCGGGGTGGCGGGGGGCGTCCGGCCACCCACCGCCCCTCGTCCCcgcagaggcaggcaggcagaggtggTACATctgcctgggggtgctggccGCCGTCGTGGGACCGCTGACCGTCCTGTTCTGCctgcggaggaggaggaggaggaggaggaaggcggcgGAGGGAGGTGGGCACCGCGTCCCCATGGCCCCAGGGGATACGGGGGGCCCGGGGGGAGCCGTGTGCCCCGGGGTGTGacgtccccagggctggggggtcCCCGTGCCCCCACGGCGGGGTGGCTCCaagccccccgtgccccccccccccggtcgCCCTCCCCAGCTCgtctctccccagctgccctcAGCGTGGCGGAGGAGCCGCAGTACGCCCAGGTCCTGAGGAGAAGCCCTGCCGAGGAGGACGAGCAGGTGAGGCCGGGGGAGGCCACCCGTGGCCCCACCGGGCAGGGGTTGGGGACAGGGCCGGCCCcacgggggggtcccggggctgTCCCCAAGTGGTGaccctgctgctgtctgctatggggggggtcctggggctgTCCTCATGGGGGGAACCTCAGGGCTGTCCCCGTGGGGGGGTCCCGGCGCTGTCCCTACAGGGGGGTTCCAGGGCTGTCTGTCCCCATGAGGGGACCCTGGTGCTGTCCCCACAAGGGACCCCAGGGCTGTCCCCacggggggggtcctggggctgTCTCTACAGGGGGTCCCGGCGCTGTCCCCACaggggggggtcccagggctCTCTCTATGTGGGGAGCCTGATGCTGTCCCCACGGGGAGATCCTGGTGTGCTGTCCCCACGGGGGGTCCCAGGGCCATCCCTATGGGGGTCCCCAATGCTGTCCCTACAGGGGGTTCTGGGGCTGTCCCTGTGGGGTGACCCcagggccagggctgcccccacAGGGGTGTCCTGTTGCTGTCTCCATGGAGGGACCTCGGTGCTGTCCCCTATAGGGGGTCCCAGGGCTGTCCCCACAGGGGGGTCCTGGGGTTGTCCCCACGGGGCTGTCTCGGGTCTGTCCCCACGGGGGGTCCCGTCCCGACCCCGTgcctctccccgcagcccccccagccccgcacccccCTCAAAACCATCTACAGCGAGGTGGGGGCCGGCCTGGCCCAGCCGCAGGCCTGAGCAGCAGGACCACGGCGGGACGGACGGCGGGACGGACGGCAGGACAGGCGGACGCGCAGCCCTTTTACCCCTTTTTCGCTTTATTTCACCCCATTtctgtccccttccctccccaaacGCGGCGGGGCTCGGCAGGACCCCAATAAAGGCGGTTGGAAACGGGGGGGGGCGGTGTCTGTGAgcgcggagggggggggggaggcgctggagggggggggaccccacggggggggggggggggggggagacccCAAacccttaattttttttttggggggggggggagggggggaggaagggtCCCGCTTCGCTTTCCGCCCTCTTTTGTCCCCCAGCGCCACCCGTCGGCGGGCCGCGGGaagggaggggcggggcggcgcCGTGCGTGCGcgctcccgccccgccccgccgagcCGGAAGCGGAAgcgggaggagggagggagggagggaggggaggggacgggaggaggaggacggaggggaggggacgggagcgCGCCCGGAAGTGTgtgggcggcggcggcggttcCGGTTCCGGCGGCCGTGcgggggaggcagcggcggcggcggcggcggcggcggcagcaggaGCGAGGCGCGCACCACATCGGCACCGCGGCCCGGCCGCGCTCCGCCGCCCTCCGCCCCCGCTCCGCCCCCGCAGGTGGGTCCCGGGAAACGGCCTCGGGAACCGGGCCCGGCCGAGCCGCCGCCATCTCGGGGGGGGGTTGGGAGGGGGAGGCCGCGCCGCCGGGGGCGCTCCTctgggggcggccccggggggcggggggcgcggggggggggggtcaggggggaAGCGCCGGTTACCGGAGCCCCCGGCGGGGCGAGCCCCGGggttgcgggggggggggggggggtcggggccGGGAACCGGGGGTTGgagccgggcgggggggggggaggggccGGGAAcgggagccccggggcagggcggcgctggggggggcagggccgggccgggcagggagccccgggccgggcggcggcgctgTAACgggagccccgggggcggcCCGCGGCCCTTCCCATCGCGGAGCGGCGGCGCCGAGCAGGAAACCCCGGCGGGGACGGagcgggggcgggcggggctGGCGGCTCCCCCCGGGGCACCGGAGCCGGGTTTtgttcccccacccccaccccccccgcctTTCGGTCCCGGGCGTCTCGCCCCGTGCCGGAATCGAAGCCAGCTGCGAGCTCCCACCCGGTAACCGGGGgcttccccccccgcccccccccccccagccccgtgtcgGTGTGGGGGAGCTGAGCAGCGCTGTGTGTTTTGGCACCGCTGCCCGGCCTCCGAACAGGAGGCGAACGGCGCTCGCCGGGGTTTGGCTCCCCCcacgttccccccccccccgggccccgcggtaacgggaggcgggggggggggggggaaccggggggcCCCGGGGAGGGCGAAAGTCGGAGCGCCGCCGGCGCGTGGGGCTGGCCGGGGCTGATCTCCTTCTGTTCCTCAgccagcaggagggagaaaatgaaagcGGGCTGCAGCATCGTGGATAaggcagaaggaggaggaggtaaGGGGGGGCGCCGCGGGGAGCGGCCCGGAGCCGGGGCACGGCGCTCgcctctgtcccccccccccccccccccgcggccccgagGAGCTCGGGCAGGATGAatcccacccccccacaccccccctCGTAAAACCTCCTCGGCAAAAAGCCGCGTGTCGGTGGGGGGGGACGCGAGGGGAGCCGCGCTCGTCGGTACCGCCTAAAGAGCTCCGGGTTTAACGCACCGAATCCTCCCGGGGACGTTTTATTTGTTAGGgttaataaattttatttgtgaGGGCCTCCCCGTCGGGTCTCTTCttaccccctcccccccccacctttcccttcccccccccccccccccccccgagttCTGGCACAGCCGCGGCTGTTTTCGTTTGAGCCGCGGCCCGCCACGGGGGCGTGGGTGCCGTCTGGGCACGGCGAGGCTCCGCGCGCGCGTTGCCCGAGCCGAAAATTGCGGCCGCGACCGTTTGGAAAAGCCCGTCTCCAGCAGCTGCGCTGGGAAACGGCTCTGACAAAAGCTGAGCTTGGCAGCCGCTCCGAAACATCTGCCGGCGCGCCTGGCTCCGGAGCACGGTGCCGTGCTCTGAAAGCCGCGTAGCCGGTGTCCCCGGCAGCCACCCTCCGCTCGCCTCGCTCGCAGTCGGTGCCCCAAGCAGTCAAATCCGGCCCTTTTGGGGTTATTTGAAGCACCTGGAGCCCAAATCGTAGCGGTGTTTAAAGCCGTCGGGCTTCTTCCCGCTACTTCTGCCTTCtctctgttggtttttttgtttttttttttcacgtcCCTTTAAGtttcgcctttttttttttttttattattatttttttttccccctttggaGCTCCTCTGAGGAGACCGGGGCGAAACGAGTGAGGAAGCGAGCGGCTCGAGCGGGGGAGCCGGGCTCCTCTGCTTCTTCCGCACGGAGCGTGCGCTGCGCTCccagctcccggccccgctccgggaAGAACCCCCCGCGTCCGTAGCGCAGGCGCTCGCGAGCTCCGGAGCCGCGGGGTCGCCGCCTGAGCGCCTCTTTCTGGCACTCCCCAAGGTTATCACTTCCCCGAGTGGGCGTACAAGACCGAGTCCAGCCCTGGCTCGCGGCAGATCCAGCTCTGGCACTTcatcctggagctgctgcagaaggaggagTTCCGCCATGTCATCGCCTGGCAGCAGGGCGAGTACGGGGAGTTCGTCATCAAGGACCCCGACGAGGTGGCGCGGCTGTGGGGCCGGCGGAAATGCAAGCCCCAGATGAACTACGACAAGCTGAGCCGGGCTCTCAGGTGAGCAGGAGCTacgcccccccccggcccccggctcGTCTAGGGGGAGCCGATTGCGGCGCTCTGCCCCGGTCCGGGTGCGTTTCGGGGAGCTTCGTGTCGAAGCGGAGTTCTGGGGTGCGACTGGGGAGGCGGGGGAGGGAATTCCTGGCTGCCCGGGACGCGTTCCGCGGCGGCACAAACCCGCACCTGTGGCTCAGGTGGTTGTTAGCAGGGCGGCTTCCTTCCGGGGagcttttctgcctcttttctccGCTCCCGTCGCTGCTGCCGGCTTGAGCAAGAAGGTGTGGGAGGAAACCCAGAGGTGTTACTCGATTATCACGCCATCGCTGGTACCGTTTCAGAGAAAGCAGCTCCCCTTTCTAACGTTTCCCGTGCTTGCCTCTTTGCTGCCGAACCTGCTCCCGGTGCCGCGGGTGGCTGGAGCCGCCTGTGACCGCCCCTGGGCGCCGCTCAGGCGGCGGGGACGCGTTCCCCGAGCCCCGGTGAGGCCGAAGGGCACCCTTCTGCTGGAGGCGAGGGCTGAGCGTCCCGAGCCCCGCGCCTCGTAACGCGAAAACCTCCGCTGAGACGTCGCTCCCTTTCGTTTCGGCCCTCCCcccgtttgttttttttccgAGCGTTTCGAAGCGAGGCAGTGAAAACCTCGCCGAATCCGCCGCCGCGGCCATTTCAGCGTTCGAAGCCTGTCGGGAGCAGCCAGGTCCTCGACAGGTCCTGGCGTTTATCAACGCGGTCGGTAACGCGGACTTCGCTGCCTTACGCCCTCTGATACCTCCTGGGTGGAGCTGGCAAAGGCAAACAAGGCAGCGAACGCAAGAGTCCCGTGCTGGAACAGGAAGGAAACGATAAACCGAGTGGCACCGAGGCCGTAATTGAGGCATGGGAGTGGAAAATAGCCACCACCTGCCAACATTGATCATGCCTTGGCATCTCGGTGCCAAGTGTGCCCCGGCGGCAGGGCAGGAGCCACCCGCAGGGACCGCGGCTCCCCCCGGGGAGCTCGGGCtcgtcaccccccccccccccgtcctgCCAGGAGCCCTCCCCGCTCCGTTTGGTGTCACCTGCTGCCAAGCGCGGGGATCTGCGGCCGTGAGCCGCCTGCAACACCTCTGTTTGTACACCACAAGGCTGAGGACAAACAGAAGTGGTGTAAGCGGGGAGGAGGCTGCGCTGCAGATTACGCCGCCTTTCCCCGCGGCCGAGTTCTTCCTCGCTCCGACGTCGTTTGGGGCCGTGGAGGGCCCAaaaaggggcaggaggggcaggagccCGGCCGGGGCTTGGTGCTGGCCGCGGGCGCCTCTCCGCGGCCCCGATCAGCGCCGCCTGGGCAGGCGAGGGAACGTTTTCAACCCCTACGGTGCTTTGGGTAAACAGGAGGGAAATAAATTCCTCGCTCATGAGTCCGACGGCAGCAGGGACCGGCCCTGCCGATTTCCGGCCTGGTGCCCTGCGCCCTCTGTGCGACGGCGTGCCGGGCCTCGAGGGtgggagggaaaataaaagccgGGGGTGCCTGGGGAGCCTGGTCCCTTCTGCGCGGCTCTGGAACTGCCCCGAGCTTTGTTGTGCCGACGCCTCGGGTGCAGattccccttctccaggctcagcGTCGTCGCGCGGGCTGCCTCCTGCGTCTGCCCCTCTCGTTCTGCTCCGGCGCTGCGTGGGGGCGCTTGTGGGAGCCCCCCAGCCCGCGGCACTGGTCCCAGTTCGGACAGGGGCGAGAACagcaggggcagccctggggagccttCGGAGTCGCCCCTTTTCCCGCGTGTTTCAGGGAATGTCACGGTTTGAAAGCTACCCCTAAAGAACGGGGGACGGGAGGGGCGAGTGCCGTCTGGAAACTTCCCGAGCCCGTATTTTGTTGCGTTCCTGATGTCAGATCTCTGGGTGGCTGCCTTCTGGCAGCCGTGTCAAAGGTGGACGCCGGTCGCGCTACAAAAACAAGACCTTTGGACAGGTTGCCACGTGCCTTGATCGCTCTCCCTGACTTTTCCTTAACAGATACTACTACAACAAGAGGATTCTCCACAAGACTAAAGGCAAAAGGTTCACCTACAAGTTCAACTTCAACAAGCTGGTGATGCCCAACTATCCCTTCATCAACATCCGTCCTAACGGTGAGTGCGGAGCCGGggctgccttccccttccccggCGCGGGCAGAGCAGCCTCGGCAGGTCCCCCTATCGCTCATCTCCTGCGCTCGAAAGGCTCGGCTGGGGCAATCAGGGCCGATGCGGTGGGAGCGCCTGGGCGCCGATAAAGCTTTATCTCGAGCGCTCCTTCCCTCGGTTTGTCGCAGGCGCATCTGTGGTTGTCCTCGGGGGAGCCTCGGAGCGGTTTGGTTTCCTATTTGCGCTCGCCTGCCGGGCTTGCCTCGATGGGTGCCGCAGGTTTGCTCTGCTTTCGctcctgggggggggtggggggggggggaggggggcgggcgggcgtCCTTGGGATAAGAGGGCTTTATTTCTCTTGCAGGGCCCTTGCCTCACATGTTTGTAACCTAAGTTTATGGTGCCATATAAAGGTGAGCCTCCCTGACAAGGAGCTTAGAGGCGTGCGGCCGGGCGGCCCTGTCAGCACGATCGCAaagcctgcagctcagcagctcagcagcgctttgccctcctcccctctcctgcaAAGCCCCCTGTTTGgttgcagctctgctcctttcaCATCAAAAGGAGTTGCCGTCGTTTTAATGAACGTTTCTGGGGTTCAGAGAAACCCAAGAGCGAGCTCAGAGCGTTTCTCGAGTTTCCAGAGCAGCGTAGTAACTCGTCTGAGTTTGACTAAAATCACAGGTATTTCTTGATCCTCCCTGCGGCAGAACGGCGTGCCGACATTCAGGAGAACGAGAAGGAGTTTGGGAACGGAGCGTAATTGTTCCCTGCTTGTCCTAAACGGCCTTTGAGTCTCTTGCCAGGAGCAGTAGCAGAAGTTCACGCTGGGTTTGTCCTGGAGTCAGCATTACTGCTGTGGTTTCTCTGGAAGAGGGTCCTTTGTTCGCAGGATCCTTTTTGGTGGAGTTAAATCCCCCCCGTAGCTAGATTCCTGCAGCTGGGGTGATTGTCTGCGTAGCTGCACTGCCACCGCGCAGCCAGGGAAATGAATGGCGATGGTGTCCATCAAAAAACCCCCTTCTGGAAGTCATTACAGCGAGGCCCTAGACTCCAAACTCTCCGCAGCAAAGGAAGCGTGACTGCGGAGGCGCCTGAGCCAGCCTTTCTCGCAGCGCCGTGCGCTCAGTTCTCACCTCCAGAAGAGCGCCTCAGGGGAAGCCTTGAAGATCTGTCTCGcggagggagagagagaagggagagagcaGGGGAAAGTGGGGATTGGGTGTTGACTCTGAAACCCCAGCGGCTGAGAAAAACAGGTTACGTGTGGGCAAAGCGATTTCTCATCGGCGCTGGTGTGCTCTGTGCCTACGTACGGCGAGGAGCGCTCGTCGGTCTTGGCAGTTGGAGCAACCTGCGtccctccccgccccggggAGCCCCAGGCAGGCGGGAGCACGAGCGTGACAGCGAGGCATTGTCCTCCGAGCGAGCAGGAACCCAGAACGcgaggctgggagaggagaagtATTCGGAAAGGCGTTCTGCCTCACCTGTGTGGGACACGTCGCCTTTACGGCAGCGGGGAGAGGGAAATGTATTCTCCAGGAGCCCTCAGCCAAAGCATGGGGGTGTAAGATGTAGTACGAAGCTGCGCTGCAAATCTATAATTACTTGCAGCAACAAGTCTGGGCAGTTCCAGCTCAATATTGCTCACTGCTGTTCCTTTTCCCTGTTTGCAGCCACTCCCTCCTATCTCTGGggcatgcatttaaaaaaagaagtttggaGAACTGGAATGCACTTGTCTAATTAcaacctgttttctttccttctggctGGGATGGGGGTTGGGATATCAGAGCTGTTTGGGGCGCCGGAATCAGGTTTCTTGACTCTGGCTCCCGCAGCTTTGCGAAGGGAAAGGAGGACGGGGCGGCGCGTTGCGGAGGTGAGAAAGCGTGCGGAAGAACTCGCTTCACGAGGGCTCGCCGCAGCCAGAGCGCGCTGGCGAGAGGCGGCTCTGCAGGCACCGCAGTGGGAGCTCGCCTCAGGAGCCcggggaagaggaggcagcaggagccggCAGCGCTGCCGGCGGAACCGTTGCGGGGAGAGCGTCCTCGCAGGGAAGCCCGAGTCGGGGGCTTTCAGTATTCCACCCCGAGAGCTTGAGGTTTACCAGCAGCGCCTCCGCGGGCGGCGTTGGCGCGCCGTTGCCGAAGCGTGCCCCCGGTGCGCCGTCACCGAGGACGTTTTCTGGTTAAACCGGAGCGCGGAGGTCAGGGGAGGGCGCCCGAAAGTGGAAGCTTCCTTCGGTGGTGCC
Coding sequences within it:
- the LOC118258638 gene encoding SLAM family member 8-like, whose product is MGGSRGRRRPLEPRLLALLLIAAGTAGTQPQPVSGVRGRSVLLSPALPNSSSVKRVEWYFRAGAGKKFQVAEFGPEGFHRPDPHDRFKQRLEMPNATALRIGGLELGDSGVYEVQIKYNSTVEVDDPSFNLSVYEPVPTPLIQHQLHSRSAQGCNVTLRCSLPPGSPAQASWQLGDASGTPWGQSLDGQTLQLAIPASALNATYTCVARSPAEEQSCSVNVKALCEHEAGRQRWYICLGVLAAVVGPLTVLFCLRRRRRRRRKAAEGAALSVAEEPQYAQVLRRSPAEEDEQPPQPRTPLKTIYSEVGAGLAQPQA
- the LOC118258640 gene encoding ETS translocation variant 3-like isoform X5, translated to MKAGCSIVDKAEGGGGYHFPEWAYKTESSPGSRQIQLWHFILELLQKEEFRHVIAWQQGEYGEFVIKDPDEVARLWGRRKCKPQMNYDKLSRALRYYYNKRILHKTKGKRFTYKFNFNKLVMPNYPFINIRPNGASVVVLGGASERFGFLFALACRACLDGCRR
- the LOC118258640 gene encoding ETS translocation variant 3-like isoform X6; translated protein: MKAGCSIVDKAEGGGGYHFPEWAYKTESSPGSRQIQLWHFILELLQKEEFRHVIAWQQGEYGEFVIKDPDEVARLWGRRKCKPQMNYDKLSRALRYYYNKRILHKTKGKRFTYKFNFNKLVMPNYPFINIRPNGPLPHMFVT
- the LOC118258640 gene encoding ETS translocation variant 3-like isoform X2 is translated as MKAGCSIVDKAEGGGGYHFPEWAYKTESSPGSRQIQLWHFILELLQKEEFRHVIAWQQGEYGEFVIKDPDEVARLWGRRKCKPQMNYDKLSRALRYYYNKRILHKTKGKRFTYKFNFNKLVMPNYPFINIRPNGASVVVLGGASERFGFLFALACRACLDGCRRALASHVCNLSLWCHIKVSLPDKELRGVRPGGPVSTIAKPAAQQLSSALPSSPLLQSPLFGCSSAPFTSKGVAVVLMNVSGVQRNPRASSERFSSFQSSVVTRLSLTKITGIS
- the LOC118258640 gene encoding ETS translocation variant 3-like isoform X3, translated to MKAGCSIVDKAEGGGGYHFPEWAYKTESSPGSRQIQLWHFILELLQKEEFRHVIAWQQGEYGEFVIKDPDEVARLWGRRKCKPQMNYDKLSRALRYYYNKRILHKTKGKRFTYKFNFNKLVMPNYPFINIRPNGASVVVLGGASERFGFLFALACRACLDGCRRYFLILPAAERRADIQENEKEFGNGA
- the LOC118258640 gene encoding ETS translocation variant 3-like isoform X4, producing the protein MKAGCSIVDKAEGGGGYHFPEWAYKTESSPGSRQIQLWHFILELLQKEEFRHVIAWQQGEYGEFVIKDPDEVARLWGRRKCKPQMNYDKLSRALRYYYNKRILHKTKGKRFTYKFNFNKLVMPNYPFINIRPNGETRLSCSDSEGRGKPASFRPRASSGGVEASTETEGLQAQSVFRAL